The following proteins are co-located in the Geovibrio ferrireducens genome:
- a CDS encoding TRAP transporter permease, translated as MSRKVKSAEEILREEVGEIRHLRKFERILIGVIAVAWALFQLSLASWLILDSTKTRAIHLAFAIVLLFLNIPIIKKPSGWLKKVVSLNKISILDYILAAVGAVAALYIMIAWEGLATRQGAPITIDIVAGLTILVLLLEATRRSIGPALTIIALVFTAYAFLGPYMPDVLAFKGVSLNKYLNQISLSTEGIYGIPLGVSASIVYLFVLLGAMLDKAGAGKFFIDLALSLLGRFKGGPAKAAIVASGLTGLVSGSSIANVVTTGTFTIPLMKKVGYPAKKAAAVEVAASTDGQIMPPIMGAAAFIIAEYVNVPYLEVVKAAAIPAFVSYTALFYVVHLEASKLGMKGLPREETPRFFATLKGGLHYLLPIVMLVYELVVLRHSPEKAAFNAILVLIAIIFVRGIRNGLKDKAVGLGKGFFEAVMTMCQGFIAGSRNMVAVALATASAGIIVGVVNMGIGGMITMIVEQLSGGSIFLLLFITAVASLLLGMGLPTTATYIVMASLTAPIIVEVGGLYGFFVPLMAAHLFCFYFGILADDTPPVGLASYAAAAIADSEPIPTGLQGFAYDMRTAIIPFFFVFNTDLILHNVFSWTQGILIFVMACFGAFAFASAVQGWYITKNKWYEIPFFLFACLVLFHPGSINEYLNIPESSRYFVYLIGLGVMGLIALEQKFRARRQTA; from the coding sequence ATGAGCAGAAAAGTAAAATCGGCAGAAGAAATTCTGCGTGAAGAAGTGGGTGAGATAAGACACCTGCGTAAATTTGAGCGCATCCTCATCGGCGTTATCGCGGTCGCATGGGCTCTGTTCCAGCTTTCGCTTGCAAGCTGGCTTATTCTCGACAGCACAAAAACAAGAGCTATACACCTCGCATTTGCGATTGTTCTTCTTTTCCTTAACATCCCAATCATAAAAAAACCTTCGGGATGGCTGAAAAAAGTAGTTTCATTAAACAAGATAAGTATTCTGGATTACATTCTGGCAGCAGTAGGAGCAGTCGCCGCGCTTTATATAATGATCGCGTGGGAAGGGCTGGCTACACGTCAGGGTGCACCTATTACCATAGACATAGTTGCGGGTCTTACCATACTTGTCCTCCTTCTGGAAGCGACAAGACGCTCCATCGGCCCGGCACTTACCATAATAGCGCTTGTGTTCACCGCCTATGCCTTCCTTGGGCCGTACATGCCCGATGTACTGGCGTTCAAGGGTGTTTCACTGAACAAATACCTTAACCAGATTTCACTTTCAACAGAAGGCATATACGGAATCCCTCTCGGTGTTTCCGCTTCGATAGTTTATCTGTTCGTTCTTCTCGGAGCCATGCTTGACAAAGCCGGAGCAGGTAAGTTTTTCATCGACCTTGCCCTCTCCCTCCTCGGCAGATTCAAGGGCGGGCCGGCAAAGGCGGCAATAGTCGCCAGCGGTCTCACCGGGCTTGTTTCAGGCTCAAGCATCGCAAACGTAGTTACCACAGGAACCTTCACCATTCCGCTTATGAAAAAAGTGGGTTACCCTGCCAAAAAAGCGGCAGCTGTGGAAGTTGCGGCCAGCACGGACGGTCAGATAATGCCCCCGATCATGGGTGCGGCGGCATTCATAATTGCTGAATATGTGAATGTGCCCTACCTAGAAGTTGTAAAGGCAGCGGCTATTCCCGCTTTTGTTTCATACACGGCGCTTTTCTACGTAGTTCACCTTGAGGCGAGCAAACTCGGCATGAAGGGGCTTCCGAGAGAGGAAACACCCCGTTTTTTCGCCACCCTCAAAGGCGGACTTCATTACCTGCTTCCCATTGTTATGCTTGTTTATGAGCTTGTGGTTCTCCGTCACTCTCCTGAAAAAGCAGCCTTCAACGCTATTCTGGTTCTTATCGCAATAATATTTGTTCGCGGGATAAGAAACGGGCTCAAGGATAAGGCTGTGGGGCTAGGCAAAGGCTTTTTTGAAGCCGTCATGACAATGTGTCAGGGATTTATAGCCGGAAGCCGGAACATGGTGGCTGTCGCACTCGCCACAGCATCTGCGGGAATCATAGTCGGTGTGGTTAACATGGGGATCGGCGGCATGATCACCATGATTGTTGAGCAGCTTTCAGGAGGCAGCATATTCCTGCTTCTTTTCATAACCGCTGTTGCCAGCCTTCTTCTCGGCATGGGGCTTCCCACTACAGCGACATACATAGTCATGGCATCACTTACCGCACCTATAATTGTTGAGGTCGGGGGGCTTTACGGGTTCTTTGTTCCGCTTATGGCGGCACACCTCTTCTGCTTTTACTTCGGCATATTGGCGGATGATACTCCACCCGTGGGGCTCGCATCTTACGCCGCTGCTGCGATTGCTGACTCTGAACCTATTCCCACAGGGCTTCAGGGGTTCGCATACGACATGCGTACGGCAATTATTCCGTTCTTCTTTGTATTCAACACTGACCTGATCCTGCATAATGTATTCAGCTGGACTCAGGGTATACTGATATTTGTGATGGCATGCTTCGGAGCATTTGCCTTTGCAAGTGCAGTGCAGGGATGGTATATAACCAAGAATAAGTGGTATGAAATACCCTTCTTCCTGTTTGCGTGCCTTGTTCTTTTCCATCCGGGCTCAATAAATGAATACCTGAATATACCGGAAAGCAGCAGGTATTTTGTTTATCTCATAGGCCTCGGAGTTATGGGGCTCATAGCTCTGGAACAAAAATTCAGAGCAAGAAGACAGACTGCATAA
- a CDS encoding pyridoxal phosphate-dependent aminotransferase has protein sequence MKEHLPISCTVKNMPVSATLGINERSNAMIKAGKKVYKLGLGQSPFPVASPVVQALKDNAHQKDYLPVRGLKELREAVAAYYSKAQGLSFTEDDIIIGPGSKELMFILQLVYEADLLLPSPSWVSYAPQAALTGRKVCWLNTERDNKWLLTPDTLGAECAKEPGRARLLLLNYPNNPTGYSYSPAELEALAKTARRHNVLILSDEIYGEVNHDGSHVSIAKFYPEGTIVSGGLSKWCGAGGWRLGTFAVPAGLRKIVDAMAVAASETFTSVSAPVQYAAVKAFTPDSRIENYLFHSRKVLKALGTYCADTLISAGAKLVRPDGGFYLFPDFSPLKEKLSAQGVHDSSAMCEKLLEETGVATLAGGCFGRPEDELTLRLSYVDFDGGAAIEKSEQLGRDAVLGDDFLREKCKNTVEAIDAMGAWFRK, from the coding sequence ATGAAAGAGCATCTTCCGATAAGCTGCACGGTTAAAAACATGCCCGTCTCTGCAACGCTGGGCATAAACGAACGCAGCAATGCCATGATAAAAGCGGGCAAAAAGGTCTATAAGCTGGGGCTCGGCCAGTCGCCCTTCCCTGTTGCTTCTCCTGTTGTTCAGGCGCTTAAGGATAACGCACACCAGAAGGATTACCTCCCTGTCCGCGGGCTGAAAGAGTTAAGGGAGGCTGTGGCCGCCTATTACAGCAAAGCTCAGGGGCTCAGCTTCACAGAAGATGACATAATAATCGGCCCCGGCTCAAAGGAGCTTATGTTTATCCTCCAGCTTGTTTACGAAGCCGACCTGCTTCTCCCTTCGCCAAGCTGGGTTTCATATGCCCCGCAGGCGGCACTCACAGGCAGAAAAGTCTGCTGGCTGAACACTGAGAGGGACAATAAGTGGCTGCTCACGCCGGACACCCTTGGGGCAGAATGCGCCAAAGAACCCGGCCGCGCAAGGCTTCTGCTGCTTAATTACCCTAATAATCCCACAGGTTACTCATACAGCCCGGCAGAGCTTGAAGCTCTGGCGAAAACAGCCCGGAGGCACAATGTGCTTATACTCTCTGATGAGATATACGGAGAGGTAAACCATGACGGCAGCCATGTATCAATAGCAAAGTTTTACCCTGAGGGAACAATAGTTTCCGGCGGACTGAGCAAATGGTGCGGCGCAGGAGGGTGGAGGCTCGGAACCTTTGCTGTTCCCGCAGGGCTGAGAAAAATTGTTGATGCAATGGCTGTTGCAGCCAGTGAGACCTTCACATCCGTAAGCGCCCCTGTGCAGTATGCCGCAGTAAAAGCATTTACGCCGGACAGCCGGATAGAAAACTATCTTTTTCATTCAAGAAAGGTGCTCAAAGCTCTGGGAACATATTGTGCTGATACACTCATCAGCGCAGGGGCAAAGCTTGTGCGCCCTGACGGCGGATTCTATCTGTTCCCGGATTTCTCACCGCTCAAGGAGAAGCTTTCTGCGCAGGGGGTACATGACTCTTCTGCCATGTGCGAAAAACTGCTTGAGGAAACAGGCGTGGCGACACTTGCCGGAGGCTGCTTCGGACGCCCTGAGGATGAGCTTACCCTCCGCCTCTCCTATGTGGATTTTGACGGCGGGGCAGCCATAGAAAAGTCAGAGCAGTTGGGCAGGGATGCAGTGCTGGGAGATGATTTTTTAAGGGAAAAATGCAAAAACACTGTTGAAGCAATAGATGCCATGGGTGCATGGTTCAGGAAATAG
- a CDS encoding 5'-nucleotidase C-terminal domain-containing protein: protein MFTMNRKKILLTVLAVLCAVVITACGSGSSKKQEEHSPVSVRLIHTNDHHSYLDSGAYDLKLDNITTRVQLGGFARLATVIKAKRNANSIVVNSGELAGTLYFSLFHGEVDFKVFNELGLDGYTLGNHEFDDGDERLAELIEMTDFPILSSNMHPEAASPLYRVKDRIKPYVIKEIGGEKIGIIGILKVEKTKNSSMASDNITFDDEIESAKANVAELQSKGVNKIILVSHVGYYNDILFAKNVPGIDIIVGGDTHDLLGDADDLAEIGLAPSFGSQTGPFDGYTHDGFENEDLGAYPTTVIGADGKPVHIVTAWCYAYGVGVLDIDFNKDGVVTKVNGNIILPVGDVFQRANGSGTFEQVTAEVKTQILAAIERSPILTVAAVDQTIDDIIEPYRAQKDASLNEVIGTVTVTMDNTRIPTAFTASQTPTGSYAAWVVAEAFKNTNHKIDVAIQNAGGVRTPLMAGQITAGDAIAVLPFSNTVVMLDMKGSDIVQVLNEAAWYSIHSGSSGAFPYSSGLRYDVNLSGDNVSIITNVEVQDRDTGVWSNISANTVYTVATNSFTALGKDNYLSFARVREEDPTIFEDTSILYSVPLVDYLKSLPAQTLPPLDVSLYCLKSVTN from the coding sequence ATGTTCACGATGAACAGAAAGAAAATACTTTTGACCGTTCTTGCGGTATTATGCGCGGTTGTTATTACAGCTTGCGGAAGCGGCAGCAGCAAAAAGCAGGAGGAGCATTCACCTGTTTCTGTCAGACTGATCCACACTAACGATCACCACTCCTATCTTGACAGCGGAGCCTATGATCTCAAACTCGATAATATCACCACGAGAGTTCAGCTAGGGGGCTTTGCGCGTCTTGCCACTGTGATTAAGGCAAAGAGAAACGCAAACAGCATAGTTGTCAACAGCGGCGAGCTTGCCGGAACGCTTTATTTCTCCCTTTTTCACGGCGAAGTTGATTTCAAAGTGTTCAACGAACTCGGACTGGACGGCTACACCCTCGGAAACCATGAGTTTGATGACGGCGATGAACGTTTGGCGGAGCTTATTGAGATGACAGATTTTCCTATTCTCTCATCAAATATGCACCCCGAAGCGGCAAGCCCGCTCTACAGAGTTAAAGACCGTATAAAACCATACGTAATCAAAGAGATCGGCGGGGAAAAAATCGGTATTATCGGTATACTGAAAGTCGAAAAAACCAAGAATTCCTCTATGGCATCAGACAACATCACTTTTGATGATGAGATTGAATCTGCTAAGGCGAACGTAGCGGAGCTTCAGTCTAAGGGAGTGAACAAGATCATCCTTGTGAGCCATGTCGGGTATTACAATGATATTCTCTTCGCTAAAAACGTTCCCGGAATCGATATAATAGTAGGCGGCGATACACATGACCTTCTTGGTGATGCTGATGACCTTGCTGAAATAGGTCTTGCCCCTTCATTCGGCAGCCAGACAGGCCCTTTTGACGGTTATACTCACGACGGGTTCGAGAATGAAGATCTTGGCGCTTACCCTACAACGGTTATAGGTGCTGATGGCAAACCTGTTCATATAGTCACCGCATGGTGTTATGCTTACGGTGTCGGTGTTCTGGATATAGACTTCAATAAGGATGGTGTTGTGACCAAGGTCAACGGAAATATCATTCTTCCGGTTGGTGACGTATTCCAGAGGGCAAACGGCTCAGGCACTTTTGAGCAGGTTACTGCTGAGGTTAAAACCCAGATACTTGCAGCTATTGAGAGATCGCCCATACTCACTGTCGCGGCTGTTGATCAGACAATAGATGATATTATAGAACCCTACCGCGCTCAGAAGGATGCTTCCCTCAACGAGGTCATCGGCACGGTAACTGTGACTATGGATAACACCAGGATTCCCACTGCATTTACCGCGTCCCAGACTCCTACCGGCAGTTACGCCGCATGGGTTGTGGCTGAGGCGTTTAAAAATACCAACCATAAGATAGACGTTGCCATCCAGAACGCGGGGGGCGTAAGAACACCTCTCATGGCCGGTCAGATTACCGCAGGGGATGCCATAGCTGTTCTTCCCTTTTCAAACACAGTGGTTATGCTTGATATGAAAGGCTCCGATATTGTTCAGGTACTTAATGAAGCCGCGTGGTATTCCATCCACTCAGGCTCATCAGGTGCTTTTCCCTACTCTTCCGGACTCCGCTATGACGTTAACCTCAGCGGGGATAACGTGAGCATTATAACGAATGTTGAAGTGCAGGACAGAGACACCGGAGTGTGGTCAAATATTTCTGCAAATACTGTTTATACTGTTGCCACAAACTCATTCACTGCTCTGGGCAAGGATAACTACCTTTCCTTTGCAAGAGTGAGGGAGGAGGACCCCACTATTTTTGAGGACACAAGCATTCTCTACAGCGTGCCTCTGGTGGATTATCTGAAAAGCCTTCCGGCGCAGACTCTTCCTCCGCTGGATGTTTCGCTTTACTGTCTGAAATCGGTTACCAACTGA
- a CDS encoding universal stress protein, with protein MEYKKILVMTDFSKDSMVAVETAASLAYKFGAELSVLHVAHDEAHFDLYVFEKELDSINRKIIEEAEASFCRLEEEVPLLKDVTWESLIRRGAPYEEGLHEIESRDYDLLVLGSHGKRGVKRFLYGTTAEKMIRNCPVSVHVTRYECTGLKK; from the coding sequence ATGGAATATAAAAAAATACTGGTTATGACGGATTTTTCAAAGGATTCTATGGTGGCGGTGGAAACTGCTGCAAGCCTTGCTTATAAGTTCGGTGCGGAGCTCAGTGTTCTTCACGTAGCCCATGACGAGGCGCACTTTGATCTTTATGTGTTTGAAAAGGAGCTGGACTCCATAAACAGGAAAATAATAGAAGAGGCGGAAGCCTCATTCTGCCGCCTTGAAGAGGAGGTTCCCCTCCTTAAGGATGTAACATGGGAATCGCTTATAAGAAGAGGCGCTCCTTATGAGGAAGGGCTCCACGAAATTGAAAGCAGGGATTACGACCTGCTTGTTCTCGGCTCTCACGGAAAGAGAGGTGTTAAACGCTTTCTTTACGGAACCACTGCGGAAAAGATGATACGCAACTGCCCCGTCAGCGTCCATGTCACAAGGTACGAATGCACAGGGCTGAAAAAATAA
- a CDS encoding AMP-dependent synthetase/ligase: MNKKNKSPETLFHSFLQSVDRHKSNTAFIYRSAEQEHKVSYEKLFEDVLILSRAFADKKIVKDTRVLLLSDNRYAWIVTDLALTSLGAISVPRGSECPEQELAFIMEHSGCEFIVFETEKLYDDHKAFINTLDRVKGIFIMEGEHRHKIFSRVYTYNELLTDRTISDEDIARFRARKHKLFKEDVFTLIYTSGTTGVPKGVMLTHDNIMFNLEVIPWLIALRPDDTWLSILPTWHIFERAAEYAALMSGCCTIYSSIKTFSADLEHYRPTIVATVPRLWESMYTKVNAALEKQGKAKHRIFSALVAVSSAYRRNKRRLKGQLPVFEKEPVMKKLINDMKAFAACCALYPLNRLAVKKLKAVQAKFGGRMRLAISGGGSLPQYLDEWIDALGIRIINAYGMTECAPAIAGRALNCEIFGTLGPAVGSTRIRIADEENRPLPAGVEGEIQVKGRQVMPGYYDNDEENEKTFTADGYLKTGDLGKLTLTGELVITGRIKEIIVLANGENIDPSRIESTITKLPFVKDAVLVGQDRKGLGALIVPDLDKLKEAFLPKIENMVHDVEDMLKDSRVIEQAKREINKLLNAKKGFKPHEKVHNIHFMENDFEPGKDLTNTLKKKRHAIEKRYQGIIQKLFGKD, encoded by the coding sequence ATGAACAAAAAAAACAAGAGCCCTGAAACCCTTTTTCACTCATTTCTTCAGTCAGTAGACAGACATAAAAGCAACACAGCATTCATATACAGATCAGCGGAGCAGGAACACAAAGTCAGCTACGAAAAGCTTTTTGAGGATGTTCTGATCCTTTCCCGTGCTTTTGCGGATAAAAAGATTGTGAAGGACACCCGTGTCCTCCTCCTTTCTGACAACCGTTACGCATGGATAGTGACTGACCTTGCTCTCACTTCTCTGGGTGCGATCAGCGTTCCGCGAGGAAGCGAATGCCCTGAGCAGGAGCTTGCCTTCATTATGGAGCATTCCGGCTGCGAGTTCATTGTCTTTGAGACTGAAAAGCTTTATGACGACCACAAGGCCTTTATAAATACTCTGGACAGGGTAAAAGGCATATTCATAATGGAGGGGGAACACAGGCATAAAATTTTCTCCCGTGTTTATACCTATAACGAACTTCTTACGGACAGAACCATATCGGATGAGGACATAGCCCGTTTCAGAGCCAGAAAGCATAAGCTTTTCAAGGAAGATGTCTTCACACTTATCTATACATCAGGAACAACAGGCGTGCCCAAAGGGGTTATGCTCACGCACGACAATATAATGTTCAATCTTGAGGTTATTCCATGGCTTATCGCGCTCAGGCCGGATGATACATGGCTTTCCATCCTTCCTACTTGGCATATTTTTGAGCGCGCCGCGGAATATGCGGCACTTATGAGCGGCTGCTGTACCATCTATTCATCAATCAAAACCTTTTCCGCAGACCTTGAGCATTACAGACCGACGATTGTGGCAACTGTGCCCCGCTTGTGGGAGTCTATGTACACCAAGGTTAATGCCGCTCTTGAAAAGCAGGGAAAAGCAAAACACAGAATTTTCAGCGCACTTGTGGCAGTCTCCTCTGCATACAGAAGAAACAAACGCCGCCTGAAAGGGCAGCTTCCTGTTTTTGAAAAAGAACCCGTAATGAAGAAATTAATTAATGATATGAAAGCATTTGCCGCCTGTTGCGCTCTTTACCCCCTGAACAGGCTTGCTGTGAAAAAGCTGAAAGCAGTTCAGGCTAAATTCGGCGGAAGAATGCGGCTTGCGATCAGCGGCGGCGGCAGTCTGCCTCAGTATCTGGATGAATGGATAGATGCTCTCGGCATAAGGATAATCAACGCATACGGAATGACGGAATGCGCTCCGGCCATAGCGGGCAGGGCGCTGAACTGTGAGATCTTCGGAACCCTCGGTCCTGCCGTTGGCAGCACCAGAATCAGAATAGCCGATGAGGAAAACAGGCCTCTCCCCGCCGGAGTTGAGGGCGAAATTCAGGTGAAAGGCCGTCAGGTTATGCCCGGTTATTATGACAATGACGAGGAGAATGAAAAAACCTTCACCGCTGACGGCTACCTCAAAACCGGGGATCTCGGCAAGCTGACGCTTACCGGAGAGCTTGTCATAACAGGGCGTATAAAGGAGATTATTGTTCTTGCCAACGGCGAAAACATTGACCCCAGCCGTATTGAATCCACCATAACCAAGCTTCCCTTCGTTAAGGACGCTGTCCTTGTAGGGCAGGACAGAAAAGGGCTCGGCGCTCTGATTGTTCCTGATCTTGATAAGCTTAAGGAAGCCTTTCTGCCCAAGATTGAGAACATGGTGCATGATGTAGAGGACATGCTTAAGGACAGCAGGGTTATTGAACAGGCAAAACGCGAGATCAATAAGCTTCTCAATGCCAAAAAAGGGTTTAAACCTCATGAAAAAGTGCATAACATCCACTTCATGGAGAATGACTTTGAGCCCGGCAAAGACCTTACCAACACGCTGAAAAAGAAGAGACACGCCATAGAAAAAAGGTATCAGGGCATTATACAGAAACTTTTCGGAAAAGATTAA
- a CDS encoding NifU family protein has protein sequence MKERVEAVLEQVRPALQADGGDIELLGVTEDGIVKVQLTGACGSCPFSTMTLKHAVEGRLKDQIPEVKEVQSF, from the coding sequence TTGAAAGAAAGAGTTGAAGCAGTTCTTGAGCAGGTAAGACCCGCGCTTCAGGCGGACGGAGGCGATATAGAGCTTCTGGGCGTTACTGAGGACGGTATAGTAAAAGTACAGCTTACCGGCGCATGCGGAAGCTGCCCTTTCAGCACAATGACGCTGAAACACGCAGTTGAAGGCAGACTGAAAGATCAGATACCCGAAGTTAAAGAAGTACAGTCATTCTAA
- the nifU gene encoding Fe-S cluster assembly scaffold protein NifU, whose amino-acid sequence MAKGPYSEKVMDHFMNPRNMGEIEGANAVGEVGNPACGDVMKIFLDIDDAGIVKDVKFKTFGCGAAIASSSMATELIKGKKVEEILALTNQAIVDALGGLPPAKIHCSVMAEEAIEEALKDFYIRKGDDPAKVQKMKEEIKSAATGGN is encoded by the coding sequence ATGGCAAAAGGACCATACAGCGAAAAAGTGATGGATCACTTTATGAATCCCCGCAACATGGGTGAAATAGAGGGCGCAAACGCTGTCGGAGAAGTGGGAAACCCCGCCTGCGGCGACGTTATGAAAATTTTCCTCGACATAGATGACGCAGGAATAGTTAAAGACGTTAAATTCAAGACATTCGGCTGCGGAGCGGCTATCGCCTCCAGCTCAATGGCTACGGAACTTATAAAAGGCAAAAAAGTTGAGGAGATACTCGCCCTGACAAATCAGGCTATTGTAGATGCTCTCGGCGGTCTTCCCCCCGCAAAAATCCACTGCTCTGTAATGGCGGAGGAAGCTATAGAGGAAGCACTGAAAGACTTCTACATCAGAAAAGGCGATGATCCCGCAAAAGTGCAGAAAATGAAAGAAGAGATAAAAAGCGCTGCAACCGGAGGAAATTAA
- a CDS encoding cysteine desulfurase family protein: protein MAFLDNVAGTKPDSRVVDKMLPFLTEHYGNPSAHFYPLGRESFEAVQEARKQVAALIGAEEEEIIFTSCGTESNNLAVKGVLKRQDGKKKHVIISEIEHFSVQNPLISFMNDGYEITKLKVADNGLINLEDLKKAIRPDTALVSVMLGNPEIGTVQFNEEIGRICKEKGVIYHIDAVAGAGHMEIDVNRLNCDLLSLASQNFYGPRGAAALYIRKGTKVASLMQGGHQEFGYRSGSENVAAIVGMGEAARIAKEEMHIYSAEMKRLSKRLWDGLANMFDFLHFTGHPERRLPGHVSFWIEFIEGESLLMWLALKGIYAASGSACSSNILAEDEEDLQASPVLTAVGVPSDICAGSITFSLSRYTTDEEVDKVLEELPGIVKRLCEMSPAYNRGN from the coding sequence ATGGCTTTTTTAGACAATGTTGCGGGAACAAAGCCCGACAGCAGAGTGGTTGATAAAATGCTCCCATTTCTTACGGAGCATTACGGCAACCCCAGCGCGCATTTCTACCCTCTCGGCAGGGAATCGTTCGAGGCGGTGCAGGAGGCGAGAAAGCAGGTTGCTGCGCTTATAGGGGCGGAGGAAGAGGAAATAATTTTCACCTCATGCGGCACAGAGTCCAACAACCTTGCGGTGAAGGGTGTGCTCAAGCGTCAGGACGGAAAAAAGAAACACGTTATCATAAGCGAAATAGAGCATTTCTCTGTGCAGAACCCGCTTATATCCTTCATGAACGATGGTTATGAGATAACCAAGCTGAAAGTGGCGGACAACGGTCTTATAAATTTAGAAGACCTCAAAAAGGCTATCCGCCCCGATACGGCGCTTGTCTCTGTTATGCTCGGCAATCCGGAGATTGGCACTGTTCAGTTCAATGAGGAAATAGGCAGGATTTGTAAAGAGAAGGGCGTTATATACCATATAGATGCCGTTGCCGGTGCAGGACATATGGAAATCGACGTTAACAGGCTTAACTGCGATCTTCTTTCCCTTGCCTCGCAGAATTTTTACGGGCCCAGAGGGGCTGCTGCTCTTTACATAAGAAAAGGAACAAAAGTCGCCTCGCTCATGCAGGGCGGGCATCAGGAGTTCGGCTACAGAAGCGGCTCAGAAAACGTTGCCGCCATAGTGGGCATGGGCGAAGCCGCGCGCATAGCCAAAGAGGAAATGCACATATACTCCGCTGAAATGAAAAGGCTTTCAAAACGGCTCTGGGACGGGCTTGCGAATATGTTTGACTTTTTGCATTTTACGGGGCATCCTGAACGCCGGCTTCCGGGACATGTAAGTTTCTGGATAGAGTTCATCGAGGGTGAGTCGCTGCTTATGTGGCTTGCACTTAAAGGAATATATGCGGCGAGTGGTTCTGCCTGCTCGTCAAACATCCTTGCCGAAGACGAGGAAGACCTTCAGGCCTCTCCCGTTCTCACGGCGGTGGGAGTACCCAGCGATATTTGCGCCGGATCAATTACTTTCTCTCTTTCCCGTTATACAACTGACGAGGAAGTGGACAAAGTGCTTGAGGAACTGCCCGGTATCGTTAAAAGACTTTGTGAAATGTCTCCCGCTTACAACAGAGGAAACTAG
- a CDS encoding helix-turn-helix domain-containing protein: MSKLGELLKSERIKKQIDFDTITEKTRISEEILLRLEAGEFSRLPSYVHARNFVKTYSNFLKLEPEEVDALFDEECTKESFYREIHYVSSPVTHEPIDRKSPAGFVAALIIVIVLVIAGVYFFMSMKNNNAMVKKETKISITESAPEQNDSEPQNVIPQAEPMDNTTVISPDVVESPDAPARTADNATSAVQPAPAPQTAQPLPATMPAPSPGMKAVVLTFSDVCWVNIEIDNGTVYDFIAEKGIERTVEFKEHFILNLGNAAVAEVHDKTTRYRGFGEYRKPVKNLRFSYDASGKLIYQRQN, translated from the coding sequence ATGAGTAAACTCGGTGAACTTCTTAAAAGCGAAAGAATAAAAAAGCAGATAGATTTTGACACGATTACTGAAAAAACCAGAATAAGCGAGGAGATACTTCTCCGGCTTGAAGCAGGGGAGTTCAGCAGGCTTCCCAGCTATGTCCACGCAAGAAATTTCGTGAAGACCTACTCAAATTTCCTCAAGCTTGAACCCGAAGAGGTTGATGCATTATTCGATGAGGAATGTACCAAGGAATCCTTCTACAGGGAGATACACTACGTTTCCTCCCCCGTAACCCATGAACCTATCGACAGAAAAAGCCCCGCAGGTTTTGTTGCGGCGCTGATCATCGTTATTGTGCTTGTTATTGCCGGTGTATATTTCTTCATGTCCATGAAGAACAACAACGCAATGGTGAAAAAGGAAACCAAAATCAGCATAACAGAAAGCGCTCCGGAGCAGAATGATTCGGAGCCGCAGAATGTAATACCTCAGGCGGAACCCATGGATAACACCACTGTTATTTCCCCTGATGTTGTGGAAAGCCCCGATGCTCCGGCGAGAACTGCGGATAATGCAACATCTGCGGTACAGCCTGCCCCTGCTCCCCAGACTGCGCAGCCTCTTCCTGCAACCATGCCCGCACCTTCACCCGGAATGAAGGCCGTAGTGCTTACTTTCAGTGACGTGTGCTGGGTGAACATAGAGATAGACAACGGAACAGTTTATGATTTTATTGCCGAAAAAGGCATCGAGAGAACTGTGGAGTTCAAGGAACATTTCATTCTTAACCTCGGTAACGCGGCAGTGGCGGAAGTGCATGACAAAACCACACGCTACAGAGGATTCGGCGAGTACAGAAAGCCGGTTAAGAACCTTAGATTCTCCTATGATGCATCAGGCAAGCTTATTTATCAGAGGCAGAATTAA